The stretch of DNA TGGCCGAGGTCCGCGAGGATCGCGCCGAATCGCGGGAGTACCACGCCAACCAAGATGGCGACGGATGTCGTCCCGGCTACGGCGAGAATGGCTGGATACACGAGCGCGGCTCGGATCGCCGATTGCGTGGCCGCGGTCTCCTCCAACATTTCCGCGGCGCGTCCAACGGCCCGCGCGAGACCGCTGCCTGCCTCGCCCGCTTCCATGACGCCGAGCACGACCGATGGGACCGACAGGCCGCTGCGCTCGAGGGCCACGCCTAACGGCGCTCCTTCGCGCACCGCCCGTTGCATGGCCGGAAGGGACCGGCTCCAACCTGAGGGAACGAGCTCCGGCATGGCTGCAAGCGCTTTACTTACCGGAAGCCCGCTGTCGAGGAGCGTGGAGAGCACGCGCAGTCCAAGCGCCATCTCGGTGGCGCGCAGTCGCGTGGTTCCTGACGAGTAAGATCGAGCGGGCCGAAGGCTCACCGTCCAGAGGCCCTGCGCGCTCAAAGCGCGCGCGGCGTCGTCGCGCGTATCCGCCGCGAGAACGCCGTTCTCGAGGCTGCCGTCGGCGCGAGCCGCGCGATAGGCGAACCGCGAGACCGTCGTCATTGGTGCACCGGGCCGCCCCACGACGTAATGTCCATGTCCTCGTCGATCCCGCCGACCTTGCCGTCTCTGCCTAACGTGTACAGATCGTAGGAGGTGGGATTCGCGAGGCCCGGCGCCACGTACAGATAGGGCCGGCCCCACGGATCCAACGGGACGTCTTTGCGCAGGTACGGCCCTCGCCAATTGCGCGGGATCGCACCAGCGACCGGTTTGGCACGAAGCGCCGCGAGCCCTTGTTCGGTCGCCGGGTACGCATCGTTATCCAGCCGGTAGGCGTCAAGCGCGAGCACGAAGATCTCGATTTGGCTCTTGGCCGCATCCGTCTTTGCATCCCCGACGTTACGGAATATCGACGGCGCAACCACTGCGACCAGCGTGGCGATGATCGCGAGGACAACGAGCAGCTCGAGGAGTGTGAATCCGCGTCGCGCGCGCCAGATGTTAGAGCGGTGCGACACGGAGCACCTCCTCGACTGTCGTCAGTCCCAGGCCGACCTTCCTCCATGCATCGTCGAGCAACGCCCGCCAGCCGCCGGCCTTACCGAGCGCACAGAGTTCGCTGTGAGGAGCTCCTCGCGCAACCGCATCGCGCATGGCGTCATCGAGCGCCACCAGCTCGAAGACACCGATGCGGCCGGAATAGCCTGTGCCGCGACAGTCCGCGCAGCCGATGCCGTGCATGAGTGCCGCCGCCCGTAGCGACTCTGGCAGCGAACGGCGATTGCGCATTGCGGGCGCGTCGACCGCTTGCGCGCAGGACGGGCAAATGCGCCGCACCAACCGCTGCGCCATCACGGCCTCAAGCGTCGCCGCCGCGAGATACCGCGGGACACCGAGGTCGATCAGCCTCGGGATGGCGCCTAACGCGTCATTGGTATGCAGCGTCGAGAAGACCAGGTGACCGGTCATGGCGGCCTGAACGGCGAGCGCGGCCGTTTCACCATCGCGCATCTCGCCAACCATCAGGACGTCCGGGTCCTGACGCAGGATCGAGCGGAGGACGGTTGCGAACGAGACGCCGGCTTGCGTGTGGACGGGTACCTGCGTGATACCGGGCAGTTGGTATTCGACCGGATCTTCCACCGTGATGATTTTCTCGGCGCCAGCATCGCGGAGCCCGAGGGCGGAGTAGAGCGTGGTGGTTTTCCCCGACCCCGTTGGTCCCGTGACCAGGAGCATGCCGTGCGGCTTCTGCGCGAGCGCCGCGACCCGGTCGAGAATCGCCGGCGGCATGCCCAACGCATCAAGAGCCACCGGGCGGCCACCGCGGTCGAGCACACGCAGCACAACGCTCTCGCCGTGGAGTGTCGGTACCGTGGACACGCGCACGTCGAGCTCGCGGTCGGCGAGGCGGACGCGAATGCGGCCGTCTTGCGGCCTCCGGCGCTCGGCGATGTCTAACTCAGCCATCAGTTTTAGGCGCGAGAGAACCGCTGCCTCCAGGCCGTTGGGCGGATCCGGCGCGGGCACCAGCATGCCATCGAGGCGGAAGCGAACGAGCAGGCGCGTGCGGGCGGCCTCGAGGTGGATGTCGCTCGCCCGCGCTCTGACGGCTTCGCCCACGAGAAAGTTGACGTATGCGGCGACAGGCGCGGAGTTCGCCACATCGCGAACATCAGCCACGAGCGCATCGTCGTCCTCGCGCGAAACCGTGAGCGTGGCGTCGCCGGCGCTCGTCAAGCGGGCGATCAGCCGTTCAACTTCGTGACGCGGCATCTCCTCGGCGACGATGCGCCGCCCGTAGACGACGGCAAGGTCGTCCAGCGCGTCCGGTACGACGGCGTCGGGTGCTGTGGCGACGACTAACGCGCCGTCCGGCGCGAAGAGCCGTGGACAGACGCGATGGTAGAGGAGGTACTCGCGCGAGATACCGCTGGCGAGCGGGACGGCATCGTCGATCAGAGGATGGGACATGAGCAGCATCGCTCCAGCACGCGCGCGCCGCCGTGCCGAGACGTGTCGCGGCGCCGAGGCGCTTCGGAAAACGGAGGCGGCAAGCTAACCGCTCAGCTTCCGTAAGGCAACAATGATATTCAAATTTGGACG from Gemmatimonadaceae bacterium encodes:
- a CDS encoding GspE/PulE family protein — translated: MSHPLIDDAVPLASGISREYLLYHRVCPRLFAPDGALVVATAPDAVVPDALDDLAVVYGRRIVAEEMPRHEVERLIARLTSAGDATLTVSREDDDALVADVRDVANSAPVAAYVNFLVGEAVRARASDIHLEAARTRLLVRFRLDGMLVPAPDPPNGLEAAVLSRLKLMAELDIAERRRPQDGRIRVRLADRELDVRVSTVPTLHGESVVLRVLDRGGRPVALDALGMPPAILDRVAALAQKPHGMLLVTGPTGSGKTTTLYSALGLRDAGAEKIITVEDPVEYQLPGITQVPVHTQAGVSFATVLRSILRQDPDVLMVGEMRDGETAALAVQAAMTGHLVFSTLHTNDALGAIPRLIDLGVPRYLAAATLEAVMAQRLVRRICPSCAQAVDAPAMRNRRSLPESLRAAALMHGIGCADCRGTGYSGRIGVFELVALDDAMRDAVARGAPHSELCALGKAGGWRALLDDAWRKVGLGLTTVEEVLRVAPL
- the gspG gene encoding type II secretion system major pseudopilin GspG yields the protein MSHRSNIWRARRGFTLLELLVVLAIIATLVAVVAPSIFRNVGDAKTDAAKSQIEIFVLALDAYRLDNDAYPATEQGLAALRAKPVAGAIPRNWRGPYLRKDVPLDPWGRPYLYVAPGLANPTSYDLYTLGRDGKVGGIDEDMDITSWGGPVHQ
- a CDS encoding type II secretion system F family protein; this encodes MTTVSRFAYRAARADGSLENGVLAADTRDDAARALSAQGLWTVSLRPARSYSSGTTRLRATEMALGLRVLSTLLDSGLPVSKALAAMPELVPSGWSRSLPAMQRAVREGAPLGVALERSGLSVPSVVLGVMEAGEAGSGLARAVGRAAEMLEETAATQSAIRAALVYPAILAVAGTTSVAILVGVVLPRFGAILADLGQALPPTTRFVLNASSVARAALLPALAASLILVAVWRAWVASPHGAVSWHASLLRTPVLGGVRRSASSGQVCTALAALLESGVPLSVALAHVARASGDAAIAARVHAVRASVIAGHRLSAAFAEHEALTAVACRLVRAGEETGALADMLAHAGRLEAERATRTVRGAVQLLEPFLIVVFGAVVALVAAALLQAIYSVRPT